The region AGCAGACAGGCCTGACAATAATAAGGATAGGGAATCGTGGACCTGAAGGAGGGAACGATCGTGCTGCGCGAATGGCGTGAAGCCGATGCGGAAGCGCTGGCGCAGCAGGCCAACGATCGCAGCGTCTGGCTCGGATTGAGGGACCTCTTTCCGCATCCTTACGGGATCGAGGATGCGAGGCGCTTCATCGCGATGGCCGTAGCGATCCAACCCCCCCGCAACTTCGCCATCGAGGTCGGCGGACATCTGGCGGGCGGTATCGGATACATGCCGCGCACCGACGTGGAGCGGATCGGAGCGGAGGTGGGGTACTGGCTGGGCTCCGAGTTCCGCGGGAAGGGAGTGGCGACCGCGGCGCTGCGGCTGCTGAGCGCCCATGCTTTCCGTTCCCACCCGGAGCTGAGGCGGCTGTATGCCGTGCCCTATGCTACGAACCGGGCCTCGGCCCGCGTCCTGGAGAAGGCGGGATACCGACTGGAAGGGACGCTGCGGCAGAGCGCCGTCAAGGATGGGAGAATCCTGGATCAGTGGATGTACTCTCTCCTGCGCGATGAGGCGCCGGAAATCCCATGAGCACGGCCGGCCCGGAGGCCTTGCGGCGGATCGCGCGCATCGCGCTGATCGCCGGTGCCATCGGCTCTTTCGGCCTGATGCTCTACCACGGCCGGTACAACAAGCACTTGCTGATCACGGCGATGTTCACCGTCTGGGTGGGCGCCCCCTTCGCCAGCCTGGCCCTGGCGGATCGTCTGTCGGACAAATGGCCGGCGCGCGTTCGTCGGACGCTCCATGCGGTGACTCTCCTCGTCGCGTTCGTCTCGCTCGCGATCTATGCGATGGACGCCGTCTGGCCCCGCCAGGCCCAGGCGGCGTTCTACTATGTCGCCGTGCCGCCGATCACCTGGCTGGCAAGCGCCATGGTCCTCGGAGCCGCCGCGTTCCTCTCGAAGCCCTCCTCGTCCAGCGAGGACAGACGCCCCGAGGTTTCCTGACCATCGGGTTTTCGAAAGCGGACAGGCTACGTAGTTTTCCGCAGCTGATGCGTCGGGGAGACATGCACCGCCTTCGACCATCTGCCGTTCAATGGAGGCGACGACCGACCCGAATCTGCGGTCAGGCTTCGGCTCGCACATCCCGGGCGGGCCAGCGCGGGCCTTCGAGTCGAATTGCCGAAGCATGCTCGCTGAGCCGAGATGAGCCAGCTTCGACGATTCCCAATTGATTACGCCATGGCTACTGCGGCCCGCCGCAGGTGCTGATCGAGCTGCACGGCGGAAGAATCGAGGCGCGCAGCGCCGGGCCGGGGAAAGGTTCGGAGTTCACCGTGC is a window of Candidatus Polarisedimenticolia bacterium DNA encoding:
- a CDS encoding GNAT family protein; protein product: MDLKEGTIVLREWREADAEALAQQANDRSVWLGLRDLFPHPYGIEDARRFIAMAVAIQPPRNFAIEVGGHLAGGIGYMPRTDVERIGAEVGYWLGSEFRGKGVATAALRLLSAHAFRSHPELRRLYAVPYATNRASARVLEKAGYRLEGTLRQSAVKDGRILDQWMYSLLRDEAPEIP